A portion of the Paenibacillus hamazuiensis genome contains these proteins:
- a CDS encoding CBO0543 family protein, whose product MSKSYPSFDDVMKAREQLTELSYQHWLHDDFLSWKWWLQLALSVIPWFIWWKISDKKRIHEILLYGLLTGIMAITLDNIGTDLIWWSYPDKLFQMIPPMFPADYTLVPCSLMVVYQLTATWRTFLFANVILAAFNTLVGETLFIKLGFYRLHSWHLSYSFLFYIAAAMLARWIIENTRPKALAK is encoded by the coding sequence ATGAGCAAATCTTATCCGTCTTTTGACGATGTCATGAAAGCAAGGGAGCAGCTTACCGAATTGTCTTACCAGCATTGGCTGCATGATGATTTTTTGTCCTGGAAGTGGTGGCTTCAGCTTGCATTGTCCGTTATCCCCTGGTTTATTTGGTGGAAAATTTCGGATAAGAAGAGAATTCACGAGATCTTGTTGTATGGTCTGTTAACCGGTATCATGGCCATCACTCTGGATAATATAGGTACCGATCTAATATGGTGGAGTTACCCGGATAAGCTGTTCCAAATGATTCCGCCCATGTTTCCTGCCGATTACACGTTAGTGCCCTGTTCATTAATGGTGGTATATCAGCTTACAGCAACTTGGAGAACGTTTTTATTCGCCAATGTGATCTTAGCCGCGTTCAACACGCTTGTCGGTGAAACGCTGTTCATCAAACTCGGCTTCTACCGGCTGCACAGCTGGCATCTAAGCTATTCTTTCCTTTTTTACATCGCGGCCGCCATGCTCGCAAGATGGATTATCGAAAACACGAGACCGAAAGCTCTAGCGAAATAG